In Glycine max cultivar Williams 82 chromosome 4, Glycine_max_v4.0, whole genome shotgun sequence, the genomic stretch TAATCCACATGCAATATTATACATTTCACAAGAACTTTGTTCGGATACTCTCAAACACTCTCAACCTACTTTGTAATCCAACAATAAGTTGTCCTTACACTTCATTTTACGTATAAAATGAGTCATGCACAAcacataaaaactaaaatttgttaTAGGTGGATGAATTATATTTTGGTATTATATGTGAATAAATTTTCTCACAAAGATTCAAAAATTTTggtcattttttcattttaatttatttaatttctatgcacgagagacttttttttttagaggaaagagagagacttattatttattagatcgataaatatattttgttatcacTAATTCACATTAAATTCTATGAAAGATACTTTATCCGTGTTACACACATCAAAGTTTTAAGATTCTCATTGATCTCTTACCACGGTCTGCATTGTTTCCTTTTTCATGAAAGAGAATAAACGCGTATGTATATTGACCACATTACACGTGTTCTGACCACCGTACGTGAAAATCAGTGAAAACAACGTTTGAGGAAGCAAACAAAGGGTGGTCCCCACCTTTAAGATCTCCGTTTTCTCAAAAATCTTCCTGGTTTGGTCTTTCAAGATCCAACCCTGTTTGAAATTCACCTGTGCTTGTTTTTCTCCTACTTCACACTTCTGATCTCATCTCTCTCACACCTCACCTCGTTTtgctttttttacttttgaatgttaccatcttaattttttctctttgggtATCTTCACAAAGCAAAGAAATTCACTGAGAAAGCCAAAGCCAAAGGTGATGATGGAATAATAAGTACAAATGAAAGATGAACAGGAAATATTGAATTGGGTCAATCGGATCTAATCTATCGAGTATAAGTAGGTAATTCACAAAGGAGTGTTATTTATGGCTACATATACCAAAAGCACTATGGTGAAGGGGGTCAAGTCAATTGCCCAAGATGTCTCTTCCAAGCCCAAGATTGATTCTTTAGCTCTCAAGAAGAAGCTAAACACCTCAATCAAGCACCCGCCTGATTCTAAGTTGAAGTTTGTCACCACTACAGTCACAAAATCTGAGGTATCATTGTCAACAAAcactaaataacaaaaacaccccaacttttttatttattggattGAATTCTTATATATGGTTGTTTTGAACTTTGGACTTTGAATTTGTGGGGTTCTGATTTTGAATTCAGCTGCTGGTTTTCGTTGACTGTTGGATATTGCATTGACTGTTAATTTTACATGTTGCTATTGCTGCGCTTACTGCTTAGGGTTCAGAATTCCAGGATGTTCCAATAAATACATCGTAATTTATTAGGAGAATTTGCATTTGATTTGTGTTACATAAGTATTTTACTTGTTTTTTCGTTAAAAAATTATGGAACCATAAAGCATTtcttgtttcaactttcaaatatAGTGTGTAAATGTCAGTTAGGAAGGGTTTTAACTTGgaatttttgttttgcataAACTTGAAGGTGAAATCAAAACCGGTAACTACATCATCAGCATCGTCCAAAACAATAACAAAGACAACTACTACCAAAACCAAAGTGAGAGAGAAGAAAGTCTATAGTCTGCCTGGCCAGAAACATGATCCTCCAGAACAGGTACTGAATCTATCTCATTTGGTTCATGGAATTCACAAACCAATGTCTACATATGGCAATCGGCTTGTACTCATCCTTgagatattttttatgctttctttGACAGAAAGAACCCCTGAGGATTTTCTATGAGTCATTGTCAAAACAGATACCAACAAGTGAAATGGCAGAATTTTGGTGAGTTTTCTTTCAATCATACAATTATTAGCCATCCATTTTCGCTTCTGCAATTAGATGTTTGTTCTGTTTCTTTTAAGATATGTGTCTATGCCAACTGATATCTAGGATAGCCATTTGCTAGGCTGACCATTGCGAATGTTCTGTTTTAATGAATCAAATTAATGTTTCATACCATTGACATGACATCAATTTGCCTTAATTGTTTTATGAAAATCTTGCATTG encodes the following:
- the LOC100812528 gene encoding uncharacterized protein; its protein translation is MATYTKSTMVKGVKSIAQDVSSKPKIDSLALKKKLNTSIKHPPDSKLKFVTTTVTKSEVKSKPVTTSSASSKTITKTTTTKTKVREKKVYSLPGQKHDPPEQKEPLRIFYESLSKQIPTSEMAEFWLMEHGLLSPEKAKKAFEKRQRKQKELRTGTPVKLSKPPTKTATSQKQQQVSKNGDIKAKKRIVNESDDDDDDFILSHKRRKW